One window of the Capnocytophaga haemolytica genome contains the following:
- a CDS encoding WD40/YVTN/BNR-like repeat-containing protein yields MRCFLIMLSLLGLVACEGNSYRVQSIALVPLKTFPLEGISVRAMTLIGDNVGFAGSDTTYGLIFTQNQTMYFSNLKNVGVISDFRAIDNTTNKVFMLSIGNPALIYKTEANAMKEVYRESHERVFYDGLRFLDDRVGIAVGDPVEEGRMSVVITNNGGESWIKKPTSQSPKLAQGEVLFAASNSSIAVQGSKIWVVTGGTKSHVFFSEDKGVNWHSSVLPLQQGSASQGAFSIDFFDKKHGIVVGGDYQHPAERKGTVAITADGGKTWQRVPESQSIGYASCVKYIPQAKGYGVVAASPNGIFFSNNGGFSWQKVSDKVCHALLFADERTLVASGDGEITLFRVTEKR; encoded by the coding sequence ATGAGATGTTTTTTAATAATGCTTAGCCTTTTGGGCTTAGTGGCGTGTGAAGGCAATTCGTATCGGGTGCAAAGCATTGCGCTTGTGCCTCTGAAGACTTTCCCACTTGAAGGAATCAGTGTGCGGGCGATGACCCTAATTGGCGATAATGTGGGCTTTGCGGGCTCGGATACTACTTATGGCTTGATCTTCACCCAGAACCAGACGATGTATTTTTCTAACTTGAAGAATGTGGGTGTTATCTCTGACTTTCGTGCAATAGATAATACTACCAATAAAGTCTTTATGCTTTCTATTGGCAATCCTGCATTGATATACAAGACAGAAGCTAATGCAATGAAAGAGGTTTACCGCGAAAGCCACGAGCGTGTGTTCTACGATGGGCTACGCTTCTTGGACGACAGGGTAGGGATAGCGGTGGGCGACCCTGTTGAAGAAGGACGAATGTCGGTGGTGATCACCAACAACGGGGGAGAGTCGTGGATAAAAAAGCCCACTTCACAATCGCCTAAGCTCGCCCAAGGGGAAGTGCTATTTGCTGCCAGCAACTCGTCGATAGCTGTGCAAGGTAGTAAGATATGGGTGGTGACAGGAGGTACTAAGAGTCACGTGTTTTTCTCAGAGGATAAGGGCGTGAATTGGCACTCCTCTGTTTTGCCCTTGCAACAAGGGAGCGCCTCGCAGGGGGCTTTCTCAATTGACTTTTTTGATAAGAAGCACGGCATAGTTGTAGGGGGTGATTATCAGCATCCTGCGGAGCGCAAGGGCACGGTGGCTATTACAGCTGATGGTGGGAAAACGTGGCAGCGTGTGCCTGAGAGCCAGTCGATAGGCTATGCCAGCTGTGTGAAATATATTCCCCAAGCCAAAGGCTACGGCGTGGTTGCCGCTTCGCCCAACGGTATTTTCTTTTCTAATAATGGGGGCTTTAGCTGGCAAAAGGTCTCGGATAAAGTGTGCCACGCTTTGCTTTTCGCTGATGAGCGCACTTTGGTAGCCTCTGGCGATGGGGAAATTACGCTGTTTAGGGTGACTGAAAAGCGCTAA
- the rpsI gene encoding 30S ribosomal protein S9, translated as MEVVHTIGRRKTAVARVYLKEGNGTITVNKRELNDYFTTPTLQYKVQQPFGLVGAEGAFDVKVNVCGGGITGQAEAIRLAISRALCEVDAEHRAALKPEGLLTRDPRMVERKKFGQKKARKRFQFSKR; from the coding sequence ATGGAAGTAGTTCACACAATTGGTAGAAGAAAGACAGCCGTAGCACGTGTATACCTGAAAGAAGGTAACGGCACTATCACGGTAAACAAACGCGAACTTAATGATTACTTCACTACCCCAACGCTTCAGTACAAGGTGCAACAGCCATTTGGTTTGGTGGGTGCCGAAGGTGCTTTTGACGTAAAGGTGAACGTATGTGGAGGTGGTATCACAGGGCAAGCAGAAGCGATTCGCTTGGCTATTTCACGCGCATTGTGCGAAGTAGATGCTGAGCACCGTGCAGCACTCAAACCCGAAGGCTTACTCACCCGCGACCCACGTATGGTAGAACGTAAGAAATTCGGTCAGAAGAAAGCGCGCAAGAGATTCCAATTCTCTAAACGTTAA
- the rplM gene encoding 50S ribosomal protein L13 encodes MDTLSYKTISVNKGTAKKQWVLVDAEGQTLGRLASKVAKLLRGKYKPEYTPHVDCGDNVVVINAEKINLTGNKWETKEYLRHTGYPGGQRFVKVKEALVRYPERIIEKAVKGMLPKNKLGAAIFRNLKVYAGAEHAHEAQKPVAINLNDYK; translated from the coding sequence GTGGATACATTAAGCTACAAGACAATTTCAGTGAACAAGGGCACTGCCAAGAAGCAGTGGGTGCTTGTCGATGCTGAGGGTCAAACGCTGGGTCGCCTTGCCTCAAAAGTAGCCAAGTTGCTGCGTGGTAAGTACAAACCTGAGTATACCCCTCACGTAGATTGCGGTGATAATGTGGTAGTTATCAACGCTGAGAAGATTAACCTCACAGGTAATAAGTGGGAAACTAAGGAATACCTTCGCCATACAGGCTACCCTGGTGGGCAACGCTTCGTAAAGGTAAAAGAAGCCTTGGTACGTTACCCAGAACGCATTATTGAGAAGGCAGTAAAGGGAATGCTCCCTAAAAACAAGTTAGGAGCAGCGATTTTCCGTAACTTAAAAGTGTACGCAGGTGCAGAGCACGCTCACGAGGCGCAGAAACCTGTGGCAATTAACTTAAATGATTACAAATAA
- a CDS encoding HYC_CC_PP family protein yields MRSLCNKFIAFVMAISMLSFSAGTVMEEEHLCKKQAALTLDEGCCSDGEEMPCCSDSEGCADEGHGAKHCCEAVVMTFYGEEAHPEQTITVRIAEQAVAKVAVAVPYALCFEAVSRKEVSLLRYLPPPLTSDIPVLVQQFRI; encoded by the coding sequence ATGCGATCTTTATGTAACAAATTCATTGCCTTTGTGATGGCTATCTCGATGCTGAGTTTCTCGGCAGGGACCGTTATGGAGGAGGAACACTTGTGTAAGAAGCAGGCTGCTTTGACGCTTGATGAGGGCTGCTGCTCCGATGGGGAGGAGATGCCTTGCTGCTCGGATAGCGAGGGCTGTGCCGATGAGGGACATGGTGCTAAACATTGCTGCGAGGCAGTGGTGATGACCTTCTACGGTGAGGAGGCACACCCTGAGCAGACCATCACAGTGCGCATTGCGGAGCAGGCAGTAGCCAAAGTGGCAGTAGCCGTGCCTTATGCGCTGTGCTTTGAGGCAGTATCACGCAAAGAGGTTTCACTTTTAAGATATCTTCCGCCGCCGCTGACCAGCGACATACCTGTGCTGGTACAGCAGTTCCGTATTTAG
- a CDS encoding heavy-metal-associated domain-containing protein, with the protein MKNIITIVVLLVAFSASAQSKNAKASLAVNGVCNSCKARIEKAALGVKGVKFAQWNVGTHALSLVLDERKTNVGEVQKAIAKAGHDNALPDGSQAVTATDEDYNKVAPCCKYRDEEVVKNHH; encoded by the coding sequence ATGAAGAACATTATTACAATTGTAGTGCTCTTGGTAGCCTTCTCAGCAAGTGCTCAGAGCAAGAATGCTAAGGCTTCCTTAGCGGTAAATGGCGTGTGCAACAGTTGCAAAGCGCGTATTGAAAAGGCAGCCTTAGGGGTGAAGGGCGTGAAGTTTGCCCAATGGAACGTAGGTACGCACGCCTTGAGTTTGGTGCTCGATGAGCGCAAAACCAATGTAGGCGAGGTGCAGAAAGCCATCGCTAAGGCAGGACACGACAACGCCCTGCCTGACGGTTCGCAGGCTGTAACTGCCACTGACGAGGATTACAACAAAGTGGCTCCGTGCTGCAAGTACCGCGATGAGGAAGTGGTGAAGAACCATCATTAG
- a CDS encoding TonB-dependent receptor, whose protein sequence is MRKYILLLLVFSSFYSFAQSFVQGKILLSEEGKTHTEAGVDVYWQGTTIGTTTDDQGHFKLLYKPEHKTLVVSYLGFKSAVVNVADPVKFITLTLKEDANELEAVEVTYKRKPTERLNLATANVMTINSGELLKAACCNLSDSFETNSTVEVSTSDAVTGVKQIKMLGLSSPYLLVTQENVPFVRGASQVYGMTFIPGTWVESVQLIKGAGSVINGYEGIAGQINTELVKPLLDKPLFLNLYGSADGRYELNAHYNTQVAKHWYTGLYLHGDVRRQREDMNGDGFLDMPLGQQVNVMNRWQYANPESGWMSNIILQYMNDERLAGQKGFHLNSTPQLWGSHIRTQQLNTMGKAGYVWKEMPYQSIGFQLDYKHYDQQSFYGHNDYNITQNSAYFNAIFKSIIGNTKHKFTTGLSAALDDYTEAVATAQLAGDYDRNDYGAGAFLEYAYDNNDNFSLTAGLRGDYHNRLGAFLTPRVHLRYRVWKDGTLRLSAGRGKRQANIFAEHQNLFSTARAIRLLGNGDSPYGLKPEIAWNYGASFTQKFNLFSRPLEVVLDFYRTDFENQVVVDWDNPREVSFYNLNGSSYANSFQAEVNYELLKRLQLRLAYKWYEVLTDYASGRRWQPLQAKNRLMANLSYETNVKDERQWRFDATLNAIGSQRLPDTSANPQAYRLGAYSKAYQLVNAQITRVFSKRIEAYVGGENLTDYQQQNAILAADDPFGTYFDASMTYAPVFGRMFYAGVRINF, encoded by the coding sequence ATGAGAAAATATATACTTTTGCTACTGGTATTCAGTAGTTTTTACAGCTTTGCACAGAGTTTTGTGCAGGGCAAAATACTCCTATCAGAAGAGGGGAAGACCCATACTGAGGCAGGAGTGGATGTGTATTGGCAAGGTACCACTATCGGGACGACTACCGATGATCAGGGTCATTTTAAGTTGCTCTACAAGCCTGAGCATAAGACGCTTGTGGTGAGCTACCTCGGCTTTAAGTCGGCAGTGGTGAATGTGGCTGACCCTGTGAAGTTCATCACCCTTACCCTTAAAGAGGATGCCAACGAGTTGGAAGCGGTAGAGGTTACCTATAAGCGTAAACCCACTGAGCGACTGAATCTTGCTACGGCTAATGTGATGACCATCAACAGCGGCGAACTGCTCAAGGCGGCGTGCTGCAATCTTTCGGATAGTTTTGAGACCAATAGCACTGTGGAGGTGAGTACCTCCGATGCGGTTACGGGGGTAAAGCAGATCAAGATGCTGGGGCTTTCGAGTCCTTACCTGCTTGTAACCCAAGAGAATGTGCCTTTTGTGCGCGGGGCATCGCAGGTGTATGGGATGACGTTTATCCCTGGCACGTGGGTGGAAAGTGTGCAGCTCATCAAAGGTGCGGGCAGCGTTATCAATGGCTACGAAGGGATTGCAGGGCAGATCAACACTGAATTGGTGAAGCCGCTGCTCGATAAGCCTTTGTTCCTAAACCTCTACGGCAGTGCCGACGGGCGCTATGAGCTCAATGCGCACTACAATACGCAGGTGGCTAAGCATTGGTACACAGGGCTGTACCTCCACGGTGATGTACGTCGCCAGCGTGAGGATATGAACGGTGATGGCTTCTTGGATATGCCGCTCGGGCAGCAGGTGAATGTGATGAACCGTTGGCAGTACGCCAATCCTGAGAGTGGCTGGATGAGCAATATCATCCTTCAGTATATGAATGACGAGCGGCTCGCGGGACAAAAGGGTTTCCACCTGAATAGCACTCCGCAGCTTTGGGGAAGCCATATCCGTACGCAGCAGCTCAATACGATGGGCAAAGCGGGCTATGTGTGGAAGGAAATGCCTTATCAGAGCATAGGCTTCCAGCTTGATTATAAGCACTATGACCAACAGTCGTTCTACGGGCATAATGACTATAACATCACCCAGAACAGTGCTTATTTCAACGCTATCTTCAAGTCGATTATTGGCAATACGAAGCACAAGTTCACCACGGGCTTGAGTGCGGCTTTGGACGACTACACTGAGGCAGTGGCTACGGCACAGCTCGCAGGCGATTACGACCGCAATGACTATGGGGCTGGGGCTTTCCTCGAATACGCTTATGACAACAACGATAACTTCTCGCTTACGGCAGGTTTGCGTGGCGACTATCACAACCGCTTGGGGGCGTTTCTCACCCCTCGCGTGCACTTGCGCTATCGCGTGTGGAAGGACGGTACGCTCAGGCTTTCAGCGGGTAGGGGCAAGCGACAAGCCAATATCTTTGCTGAACACCAGAACCTCTTCTCGACTGCCCGTGCGATACGCTTGCTCGGCAATGGCGATAGTCCTTATGGCTTAAAGCCTGAAATAGCGTGGAACTATGGGGCATCGTTTACCCAAAAGTTCAACCTGTTTAGTCGTCCGTTGGAAGTGGTGTTGGACTTCTACCGCACCGACTTTGAGAACCAAGTGGTGGTGGATTGGGATAACCCACGTGAGGTGTCGTTCTACAACCTCAATGGCAGTAGCTATGCCAATAGTTTCCAAGCAGAGGTGAACTACGAGCTGCTAAAGCGTTTGCAGTTGCGCCTTGCCTACAAATGGTATGAGGTGCTCACCGACTACGCCAGCGGTAGGCGTTGGCAGCCTTTGCAGGCTAAGAACCGCCTGATGGCAAATCTCAGCTACGAGACCAACGTAAAGGATGAGCGTCAGTGGCGGTTTGACGCTACACTGAACGCCATTGGCAGTCAGCGGTTGCCCGATACGAGTGCCAATCCGCAGGCTTACCGCTTAGGGGCGTATTCAAAGGCGTATCAGCTTGTGAACGCTCAGATCACCAGAGTGTTCTCAAAGCGCATAGAGGCGTATGTGGGCGGTGAAAACCTCACTGATTATCAGCAACAGAATGCAATTCTCGCCGCTGACGATCCGTTTGGTACGTATTTTGATGCCTCAATGACCTACGCCCCTGTCTTTGGCAGGATGTTTTACGCAGGAGTGAGAATCAATTTTTAA
- the ruvB gene encoding Holliday junction branch migration DNA helicase RuvB: MNQHLDPNKDNYSAQELDIERALRPLSFDDFAGQEAVLENLQVFVKAANMRGEALDHTLFHGPPGLGKTTLAHILANELGVGIKITSGPVLDKPGDLAGLLTNLQERDVLFIDEIHRLSPVVEEYLYSAMEDYKIDIMIESGPNARTVQINLNPFTLVGATTRSGLLTAPMRARFGIQSRLQYYTTELLADIVQRSASILKVPIEMEAAIELASRSRGTPRIANALLRRIRDFAQIKGDGKIDIEITRFGLKALNVDAHGLDEMDNKILTTIIDKFKGGPVGITTLATAVSESAETIEEVYEPFLIQQGFIVRTPRGREVTELAYKHLGRVHPALQGSLF; the protein is encoded by the coding sequence ATGAATCAACATTTAGATCCGAATAAAGATAATTATTCAGCGCAGGAGCTTGATATAGAGCGCGCTTTGCGTCCGCTGTCGTTTGATGATTTTGCGGGTCAAGAGGCTGTGCTTGAGAACTTGCAGGTATTTGTGAAGGCGGCGAATATGCGAGGAGAGGCGCTTGACCATACGCTTTTTCACGGTCCGCCAGGTTTGGGCAAGACAACTCTGGCGCATATTCTTGCCAATGAGCTTGGGGTGGGCATTAAGATTACTTCGGGTCCTGTACTTGATAAGCCTGGAGATTTAGCGGGATTGCTTACCAATTTGCAAGAGCGAGATGTACTGTTTATTGATGAAATACACCGCCTTAGTCCTGTAGTGGAAGAGTATCTTTACTCGGCTATGGAGGACTACAAAATAGATATAATGATAGAGTCTGGGCCTAATGCTCGGACGGTGCAGATCAATCTTAATCCGTTTACTTTGGTGGGGGCTACTACGCGTTCGGGTTTGCTTACAGCACCGATGCGAGCACGTTTTGGCATCCAAAGTCGCTTGCAGTATTACACAACTGAGCTGTTGGCAGACATTGTGCAACGCAGTGCTTCTATCCTAAAAGTGCCTATTGAGATGGAGGCGGCTATTGAACTGGCGAGTCGCAGTCGAGGAACACCACGTATTGCCAATGCACTACTGAGGCGCATACGCGATTTTGCGCAGATTAAGGGTGATGGTAAAATAGATATTGAGATCACACGCTTTGGACTTAAAGCACTCAATGTGGATGCACACGGCTTGGATGAGATGGATAACAAGATACTGACCACTATCATTGATAAGTTTAAGGGAGGTCCTGTGGGGATTACTACCCTTGCTACGGCAGTGTCGGAGAGTGCAGAGACCATCGAAGAGGTGTATGAACCTTTCTTGATTCAACAGGGTTTTATTGTTAGAACACCACGTGGACGTGAAGTAACAGAATTAGCCTATAAGCACTTAGGCAGGGTTCATCCAGCACTTCAAGGGAGTTTGTTTTAA
- a CDS encoding pseudouridine synthase, which translates to MENKDYSRDGYSRSQKGDNYKKKQYSSNGNYEKKDYNGSSSYKKSNQNTYNNGSSYKKKDYGQGNGYNQERQGQNSYKKKEYNGNPYGNKPYNNGNRYNSDKGDSGYNANGNNKRYNADRDSNYNSDGNNKRYNADRGNNTYNADKGGNRYNANKGDNRKPYNPNFKQNNGYKKPYVKKNYNNNRYQQEAYTPAIEEQEPTEIRLNRYIANAGICSRRNADVYIAAGNVTVNGQVMTTLGYRVQPTDEVRFDGRLLSGEKKEYILLNKPKGFITTTDDEKGRKTVMDLVANATRARIVPVGRLDRPTTGLLLLTNDGDLLKRLTHPSFGVRKIYHVALDRKLDYKDFLQIEEGLELEDGFIKVDEISYVEGKPKNELGIKIHSGRNRIVRRIFEHLGYNVEKLDRVVFAGLTKKDLPRGHWRRLTQQEVINLKNLS; encoded by the coding sequence ATGGAAAACAAGGATTACAGCCGTGATGGCTATTCGAGATCGCAAAAGGGCGATAACTACAAGAAAAAGCAGTATTCTTCTAACGGAAATTACGAAAAAAAGGACTACAACGGATCGTCTTCTTACAAAAAGAGCAATCAGAACACTTACAACAACGGTTCTTCTTACAAAAAGAAAGATTATGGTCAGGGTAATGGCTATAATCAGGAGCGTCAAGGGCAAAACTCGTATAAGAAGAAGGAATATAATGGCAATCCTTACGGGAATAAGCCTTATAATAATGGTAATCGCTATAATTCAGATAAGGGGGATAGCGGCTATAATGCCAATGGTAATAACAAGCGATACAATGCTGACAGAGATAGTAACTACAATTCCGATGGAAACAATAAGCGTTATAATGCTGATAGGGGTAATAATACTTACAATGCTGACAAGGGGGGCAATCGCTACAACGCCAATAAAGGAGATAACCGCAAGCCCTATAACCCTAATTTTAAGCAGAATAACGGCTACAAAAAGCCTTATGTGAAGAAGAATTACAACAATAACCGTTATCAACAGGAGGCGTATACCCCAGCTATTGAGGAGCAAGAACCTACTGAGATACGGCTTAATCGCTATATAGCCAATGCCGGTATTTGTTCGCGTCGTAATGCCGATGTATACATTGCAGCGGGCAATGTGACGGTGAATGGACAGGTGATGACTACCCTTGGCTATCGTGTGCAGCCCACTGATGAGGTGCGCTTTGACGGGCGACTGCTGTCGGGGGAGAAGAAGGAGTATATCTTGCTTAACAAACCCAAAGGATTTATTACCACTACTGATGATGAGAAGGGGCGTAAGACCGTGATGGACTTGGTAGCGAATGCTACACGGGCGCGTATTGTACCCGTAGGACGCTTGGATAGACCTACCACTGGTTTGTTGCTTCTGACTAATGATGGTGACCTCTTGAAGCGCTTGACCCACCCGTCGTTTGGTGTTAGAAAGATTTACCACGTAGCACTTGACCGTAAACTCGACTATAAAGATTTCTTGCAGATAGAAGAAGGTTTGGAGCTGGAAGATGGGTTTATCAAAGTAGATGAGATTAGCTATGTGGAGGGCAAGCCTAAGAATGAGCTTGGGATAAAGATCCATAGTGGGCGTAATAGGATTGTGCGTCGCATTTTTGAGCACTTGGGTTATAATGTGGAGAAACTCGACCGTGTGGTGTTTGCTGGTTTGACCAAGAAAGACTTGCCACGCGGGCATTGGAGACGGCTCACACAGCAAGAGGTTATTAACCTGAAGAACCTTAGTTGA
- the tsf gene encoding translation elongation factor Ts, translated as MANITAAEVNKLRQATGAGMMDCKQALVEAEGDFDKAIEILRKKGQKVAAKRADRDSSEGAVIAKVSADSKKGAIVSLNCETDFVAKNESFVALAKDLAELALNLNSKDELLAANYNGITVAEKLTEQTGVIGEKIEIGAFEKLEAPFVGSYIHHGNKIAALVGLSAANAEVAKNVAMQVAAMGAEVLSYKEFDAAYVAKETEARIAAIIKDNEELARLGNPLKHVPEYVSYAQLTPEVLAKAEAAIKEELKAEGKPEKIFDKIVPGKLQRYIADNTTLDQEKALLDQVYISDESKKVSEYVAANGVEVVGFKRVAL; from the coding sequence ATGGCAAATATTACCGCCGCAGAAGTAAACAAATTAAGACAAGCCACAGGGGCTGGTATGATGGATTGCAAACAGGCTTTGGTAGAAGCTGAAGGCGATTTTGATAAGGCAATTGAAATATTGCGCAAGAAAGGACAAAAGGTAGCTGCTAAACGTGCTGACCGTGACTCAAGTGAAGGAGCTGTGATTGCAAAGGTGAGTGCTGATAGCAAGAAAGGAGCTATTGTATCGCTCAACTGCGAAACAGACTTCGTAGCTAAGAACGAATCATTTGTAGCTTTGGCAAAAGATTTGGCAGAGTTAGCCTTAAACCTTAACTCAAAAGATGAGTTATTAGCAGCTAACTATAATGGCATCACCGTTGCTGAGAAGCTCACAGAGCAAACAGGGGTAATCGGTGAGAAGATTGAAATTGGTGCTTTTGAGAAGTTAGAAGCTCCTTTCGTAGGCTCATACATCCACCACGGGAATAAGATCGCTGCACTCGTAGGGCTTTCAGCAGCCAATGCAGAAGTAGCTAAGAACGTGGCTATGCAAGTAGCTGCTATGGGAGCTGAAGTGCTATCCTACAAAGAGTTTGATGCGGCTTATGTAGCTAAAGAAACCGAAGCGCGTATTGCAGCGATCATCAAAGACAACGAAGAGTTGGCACGCTTGGGCAATCCACTGAAACACGTGCCTGAGTATGTGTCTTATGCACAGCTTACCCCAGAGGTATTAGCGAAGGCTGAGGCTGCTATCAAAGAAGAACTCAAAGCAGAAGGCAAACCTGAGAAGATTTTCGATAAGATCGTACCAGGCAAGCTACAGCGCTATATTGCAGACAACACCACACTTGACCAAGAGAAAGCCCTCTTAGACCAAGTGTACATCTCAGATGAAAGCAAAAAGGTTTCTGAGTATGTGGCTGCTAATGGTGTAGAGGTCGTAGGCTTTAAGAGAGTAGCGTTGTAA
- the rpsB gene encoding 30S ribosomal protein S2 → MANNIEIKDLLDAGVHFGHLTRKWNPNMAPYIYMERNGIHVINLYKTAAKIEEANEALKKIVASGKKVLFVATKKQAKEVVAAAAASVKMPYITERWPGGMLTNFVTIRKAVKKMSSIDRMKKDGTFDTLSKREKLHVERMREKLEKNLGSIADMSKLPGALFVVDTLKEHIAVKEAQKLNIPIFAMVDTNSDPREVDYVIPSNDDASKSIEKILSYVTEAINEGLAGKTAEAPAETSENKEAEAAE, encoded by the coding sequence ATGGCAAATAACATAGAAATTAAAGATTTATTAGATGCTGGTGTGCACTTTGGGCACCTTACACGTAAGTGGAACCCTAATATGGCACCTTACATCTATATGGAACGCAACGGTATCCATGTAATTAACCTTTACAAAACCGCTGCTAAGATTGAGGAAGCAAATGAAGCCCTCAAAAAGATTGTTGCTTCAGGCAAAAAAGTGCTCTTTGTAGCCACTAAAAAACAGGCCAAAGAGGTGGTAGCAGCTGCGGCTGCATCGGTGAAGATGCCTTACATCACTGAGCGTTGGCCTGGTGGGATGCTTACTAACTTTGTGACCATCCGCAAGGCTGTGAAGAAGATGTCGTCTATCGACCGTATGAAGAAAGATGGTACATTCGACACCCTTTCAAAGCGCGAAAAGCTCCACGTAGAGCGTATGCGTGAGAAATTAGAGAAGAACTTAGGTTCTATCGCTGATATGTCGAAGTTGCCAGGGGCATTGTTCGTAGTAGACACGCTGAAAGAGCATATTGCTGTGAAAGAAGCACAAAAGTTAAACATTCCTATTTTTGCGATGGTAGATACCAACTCTGACCCACGTGAGGTAGACTACGTAATCCCATCGAATGATGATGCTTCTAAGTCCATCGAAAAGATCCTCTCTTATGTTACAGAGGCTATTAACGAAGGATTGGCAGGCAAAACAGCAGAAGCACCTGCTGAAACATCAGAGAACAAAGAGGCAGAAGCCGCAGAATAA
- a CDS encoding ATP-binding protein, producing the protein MANENVLRLPAEQLYAKELEALKEEDKKEEKPFGWQLSPKAVLKFIVGGKAAGVDITPKYIGHNRLVEIAIATLLTDRSLLLIGEPGTAKSWLSENLTAAICGDSGKVIQGTAGTSEEHIRYSWNYAMLLANGPSEQALIKSPIYRAMETGSVARFEEISRCASEVQDALISIMSEKNIAIPELGKELSAQRGFSIIATANTRDRGVNEMSSALKRRFNIIVLPAPATLETEVSIVTKRVAEIANNYRLKAALPTSEAIEKIVTIFRELRKGATLDEKQKLKSPSGVISTAEAISLITNSMALAGSFGNGTVSDTDLASGLQGAVVKDEDKDKLVWKEYLENVMKKRGAAWRELYNSCSEMNS; encoded by the coding sequence ATGGCAAACGAAAATGTGTTGCGCCTCCCCGCAGAACAACTCTATGCAAAAGAGTTAGAGGCTCTTAAAGAAGAAGATAAAAAAGAAGAAAAGCCCTTTGGCTGGCAGCTCTCGCCCAAGGCAGTACTGAAGTTCATCGTCGGCGGGAAAGCCGCTGGTGTGGATATCACCCCTAAGTATATCGGGCATAATCGGCTGGTGGAAATCGCCATAGCCACCCTGCTTACCGACCGCTCCTTGCTACTCATCGGCGAGCCTGGCACCGCCAAATCGTGGCTTTCAGAGAACCTCACCGCCGCCATCTGTGGCGATTCGGGCAAGGTGATACAAGGCACCGCAGGCACCAGCGAAGAGCATATCCGCTACTCGTGGAACTACGCAATGCTGCTCGCCAACGGTCCCTCGGAGCAGGCGTTGATTAAGTCGCCTATATACCGTGCTATGGAAACAGGAAGCGTTGCGCGCTTTGAAGAGATATCGCGCTGTGCCTCTGAGGTTCAGGATGCGCTCATCTCCATAATGTCAGAGAAAAACATCGCCATTCCCGAGTTGGGCAAAGAGCTTTCAGCACAACGTGGCTTCTCAATCATCGCCACAGCCAACACCCGCGACCGTGGGGTCAATGAGATGTCATCAGCCCTCAAACGCCGCTTCAACATCATTGTGCTGCCCGCTCCCGCCACTTTGGAAACAGAAGTCTCCATCGTGACCAAGCGCGTAGCTGAGATAGCCAATAACTACCGCCTGAAAGCTGCCCTGCCCACTTCTGAAGCAATCGAAAAGATCGTTACCATCTTCCGCGAGCTACGCAAAGGTGCCACCCTTGATGAGAAACAAAAACTCAAGTCACCCAGTGGCGTAATCTCTACTGCTGAGGCCATTTCACTGATCACTAACAGTATGGCCTTGGCTGGAAGTTTTGGTAATGGCACTGTTTCCGACACTGATTTGGCATCGGGATTGCAAGGTGCCGTCGTCAAAGACGAAGACAAGGACAAGCTCGTCTGGAAAGAATACCTTGAGAATGTAATGAAAAAAAGAGGCGCTGCGTGGCGCGAGCTCTACAACAGCTGCTCTGAGATGAATAGCTAA